CGTGGTTTTGTTAAGCTGGGGTCTACTGGAATATCATGTGTTGTCAACCAATCTATCATGTCTTGTTTCCGAGTATTAGAATTGGGCAGTTTTTCGGTGTATTTGTTGTGATATGGGGCATTATCAACAACTAACACTGACTTCGTCGGCAAATTTGGAATAAGCTGAATTTTAAGCCATTTTTCATAGTTCTCGCTATTCATCTCTTGTGATAATCGCCTGTTCTGTCTGTAGATTTATACATAAGCAACGCACCAGGTATATAACCATTTCACTGCCGGCGTGAGCTATTATGAGACGTTGTCCTTTAGAAATTGGTTTTTTAATCCCTGCGTTGATAGAGTCTGACCAACCTTTGCTACCAACGTGCGACGTGTGTATATACGACTCGTCCATATACACTATATCCCTTCCTTCATTCctgcttattttaattttatctaaatatttggTCCTTTTCATCATGCTTTTCCATCAAAGTTTTTGATTATCCCTTGTTTTACAGTACCGAAATCCCATTTTTCGTAGAATTTTTCGTAGCGTGACTGTAGAaattataattgaaataaatagcTTCTATTAGCTTCAACCGCATTTTTTTCTAATTGGGGAGGGAGGGAGGGATATACCATCCTCCTGATTACATCGTAACCAAAACTATCCAGATTTAACACAAAGTCCTTTCTCGATCTCTTTTTCTTTGGCGTTTCCAAGGGCATGGATGGAGGTTTTTGGTCGGCTTcgcttaatatttttcttaacaaTATCgtatgttgcctttggaaacttaaaacgttcttgcagtaagaaaatacgcctcttctttgacaggcattccgttctattcagacaacttattaagaacggtttttcaacattaagaaataaacgtgttataatacttataatgatgaagaggtaagtaataaaatatgaaatatgcatatttttcgtattcttacattaacaataggtttttatgttgattacgacgtttaaaggaaactaatattaacactcatcaataagtagtcatgaattggaacaagtaaaaatttaaaaaaattggaaaagtaaaaagcactagttcgcgaaaaccaacttttcgcacgctaaacagccacgaaaagtagcactttttgagcaactgtattaaaaattaaatttcaattggTTTCCTTTTAACCAGTGACACATTACATTAATCTGATGACTTTCCAGAAATAAGCCCATTTCGATTTCTTTACTGGAAAGACCCTGTACATTCTGGTGAGCTATTTTAATATTCACCGACGTTTCCGCGGTTTGGGTACCGGCTATCGTTTTGTTAAGTGTtgaatgatttttaatattcaaagtcagtcaaaatattttttattcaaataggcctagcaacaagcacttttaaattgtcgagttttacaaatattaccttaatctaaatatcagaggcACAATCTAAACTGTTGACAATTggaatagaaacaataaataaagccttacagaaaaaaataaactacaattaactaaactaaaactactataaaactaaaaatctaaatctaaaaaatatatcaatataatatcagagcaatttattgatgcagttattattattcttaataacattgaattattatagatatgtcaaacttaataataagaatttcacaaaacgatcgtcaaacaccaaaattgtataaaaaattactagtctagaaactttctagaataaaaatctaaatgtcaaaatttattttgtgttttcTTCTGAGTTCCAACGAAAAAGCGGGCTACTTTGTATAATTTGCGGATCTTATGTTATAATCTATATACTTCCTTCCCCTGTTGCCTCACTTTCCAGATTTTCCTGAAATGTACTTGTAGTTGAAGTAGAGTTTTTCCGAGTTTCTCTAGGCGTGACTTTGCGAAAATTGTAATAAGCACCTTTATAATCCGTTTGATCTATAATTTGGCTTAGCTTTCTACAGATTTCCTTTAGAAAAATTCTTTTGTCGACACATTTCCCATCCAAAGCGATCTTAATTTTAACACAACTTAGGCTAAGCATATAATTCCAGAAATTCGTATTCATTTGTTGACATCTCCTAATACCAATTATAAACACAGATTTATTATTCATAGACTACACCAACGAATAGTAGCCATAGGGTTATCATCATGCCCTCCTAAAGATTTTGTCTTCTTTTTGTCTTCTTCTGAATACTTATGGAGTGAGATTGTCTCTAAAATTTGATCCGTCGTAGCACCTGGTTTGATAAAAGATGTAATTTCGTACGTTTTTGAGACATAGGGCAATGTATGGCGTGAACTCAAAAACGACGATGCCTGCCAACCCCCTGCATTGTTCTCTACCAAAAACAAATATTCTTCCTTTTTCATGGTAATAATTAGTAGACGAATTTGGATTTAAAGGCTTGAcaattttcttcttttttccaGATTTAGGGCTCGATTTACTAAAACTGGAGTACTTCCCTTCACTAAGAAGCTTTTTTAGGACAGATATATGCCTTTCTAATTCCAATTGGTTTTTTGAAAGCTTGTTTACCTCTGAGTTAAGGCATGCAATTTCTTCGTGCGCGCAGTCAAGCTGAGAAGTCAGTGacgatatttaatttttaaggtcTCTAATTTGAGTACTCTTGCTCTAACTTGagtaaatcaggcccgtaaagtttcatgatttttatgaataaggggcaTAGTCATTAACATGCAGTTGTGATCGAGACATTCGTAGTTCGTTGTATGTAGACTTACACAGTTGCATTCTATTGTATTTCAGGTGAACGCGGCTATGCTGATAGATAAGCTGCAGGCCCGAGGCAACTACACCATGTCGACGTGGGTGAACAAGGCGCAGGGGCCCTTCACGGTGGACGTGACCGGCCTGCGCCTCACCGCCAAGGCCAACCTTGGCGTGGAGCGCGACGGCAAGCTCAGGGCTCAAGACATTCTCATGGATATATCCTTTAACACGATATCAATGAATTTCCAGAACCTAGGCTTATTTGGAGCCATGTTCCAAGGAATTGTCAATTCTGTCGGAAACTTTTTATTCGACTCCATCAAGCCATATATTCTTAAAGAAGCTTACACTAAAGCGAgggctgaaataaataaaaaattagatGAAGTCGCGGGAGACATGCAGTTCCCTAACTCCATATCACCGTTAGACATGGTGATAGCGGATGCGAGAAGAAAAGTACGCGAGATGGAAATGGACCCATACAAAGTAAACGATTATAATGCTACAGTTAGTATATTTTCTGTGTCTTTATCTAACACCTGGGTGACAGGTGCATCGTCGTTTCATCGCGTCGGAAATATTACTTTAAAGATGCAGAACAATACTGTTATAGCAGATGTTGAAGTTGGCACTCAAAAATTAGAAGGCACGACGCAATGGAATATAGCTGCCGTCGGCGGTCTGCTGTCCAGAGCTGGCACCGCGTCCTTCTCAGTGGAGTACATCATCGGGAGAGTCGTCGTCGCACAGCCGCTCGACACGAGGGAGAAACCCCAATTCAGAAACGTGGACCTAGAGGTCGGTAACATTCAGGTGCGGTGCAATGGTGCTGGCACTCTCGACTACCTTATTGAATTCGTTGTCAATATATTGCCTAATCTGTTGAGATATCA
The Cydia strobilella chromosome Z, ilCydStro3.1, whole genome shotgun sequence genome window above contains:
- the LOC134754875 gene encoding uncharacterized protein LOC134754875 isoform X1; this translates as MWARALLIAVVCCCCRCDLAQDADIPDDNTSEMLAEGEERISKTIIKILEHFKQPDPIGIPGADIPEPYPVPNMKQTISFGTTLHFTNTAVYGISKFRILHVDAEIGAMEVNAAMLIDKLQARGNYTMSTWVNKAQGPFTVDVTGLRLTAKANLGVERDGKLRAQDILMDISFNTISMNFQNLGLFGAMFQGIVNSVGNFLFDSIKPYILKEAYTKARAEINKKLDEVAGDMQFPNSISPLDMVIADARRKVREMEMDPYKVNDYNATVSIFSVSLSNTWVTGASSFHRVGNITLKMQNNTVIADVEVGTQKLEGTTQWNIAAVGGLLSRAGTASFSVEYIIGRVVVAQPLDTREKPQFRNVDLEVGNIQVRCNGAGTLDYLIEFVVNILPNLLRYQIMDALEGPIKEKIQAELNKTNVEETIKQELPELDKMQAQGLKLSAIRGAPTTAESYDEDDFFNF
- the LOC134754875 gene encoding uncharacterized protein LOC134754875 isoform X2, which translates into the protein MLAEGEERISKTIIKILEHFKQPDPIGIPGADIPEPYPVPNMKQTISFGTTLHFTNTAVYGISKFRILHVDAEIGAMEVNAAMLIDKLQARGNYTMSTWVNKAQGPFTVDVTGLRLTAKANLGVERDGKLRAQDILMDISFNTISMNFQNLGLFGAMFQGIVNSVGNFLFDSIKPYILKEAYTKARAEINKKLDEVAGDMQFPNSISPLDMVIADARRKVREMEMDPYKVNDYNATVSIFSVSLSNTWVTGASSFHRVGNITLKMQNNTVIADVEVGTQKLEGTTQWNIAAVGGLLSRAGTASFSVEYIIGRVVVAQPLDTREKPQFRNVDLEVGNIQVRCNGAGTLDYLIEFVVNILPNLLRYQIMDALEGPIKEKIQAELNKTNVEETIKQELPELDKMQAQGLKLSAIRGAPTTAESYDEDDFFNF